The following are from one region of the Capsicum annuum cultivar UCD-10X-F1 chromosome 1, UCD10Xv1.1, whole genome shotgun sequence genome:
- the LOC107859034 gene encoding probable ubiquitin-conjugating enzyme E2 23, giving the protein MDESNKSFGEIEEILDDVDQRFKQIKKFGMFYSPPYDHHFLRYNRNSKNMVSGTDFYQRIEKEWLLLGNNLPSSILVQSYEKRIDLMRAVIVGPTDTPYAHGLFFFDILFPSNYPDCPPRLHYLSYDVDSNQYLDPKGKVSLSLLECGSPLTNWYCNAQEKWNPWKSNILQVLTAIQTSILSTNLLNPNGGEDLQVFRNSKWLKYKKALTLTCKGMLYMLRDPPINFHDFVKGYFRTTAHYILLNYRKQMDDSDVMFQLYHELYRAFERNGTYCKHHPLVVPTGVDLQAEEKTNNKGFFKDVTTILSNFVS; this is encoded by the coding sequence ATGGACGAGTCAAACAAGTCTTTTGGGGAAATAGAAGAGATTTTGGACGATGTCGATCAAAGGTTTAAGCAGATCAAGAAATTTGGCATGTTTTACAGTCCACCGTATGATCACCACTTCTTGAGGTATAACAGAAATTCCAAAAACATGGTATCGGGAACTGACTTTTACCAAAGAATTGAAAAAGAATGGCTTTTATTGGGAAACAATCTTCCTAGTTCCATTCTTGTCCAGTCTTATGAAAAGAGGATTGATCTTATGAGGGCAGTCATAGTTGGTCCTACCGACACGCCTTACGCCCATGGTCTCTTCTTCTTCGATATACTTTTTCCAAGTAACTACCCAGATTGTCCTCCAAGGCTTCATTACCTTTCTTATGATGTTGACTCGAACCAATATTTGGACCCCAAGGGCAAGGTTTCCCTTAGCCTCCTGGAATGTGGAAGCCCGCTGACTAACTGGTATTGCAATGCTCAAGAAAAGTGGAATCCATGGAAGTCTAACATACTGCAAGTGCTCACAGCTATTCAAACATCAATATTGAGTACCAACCTTTTAAATCCTAATGGTGGAGAAGATTTGCAAGTTTTCCGCAACTCAAAATGGCTCAAATACAAGAAAGCCCTCACCTTGACATGCAAGGGCATGCTTTATATGCTGAGGGATCCCCCCATAAACTTCCATGATTTTGTAAAGGGATACTTCAGGACAACGGCTCACTATATTCTCCTGAACTACAGGAAACAAATGGATGACAGTGACGTCATGTTTCAACTTTATCATGAACTCTACAGGGCTTTCGAACGGAATGGAACTTATTGCAAGCACCATCCTTTGGTAGTGCCAACAGGAGTAGATCTTCAAGCAGAGGAGAAGACCAACAACAAAGGGTTTTTTAAGGACGTTACAACTATATTGAGTAACTTTGTAAGCTGA